The genome window GCTCTCGTCGCGCAGTTTTTTGTCGTGTTCCTGACGGGCAGCGAGCACGACCTTCATCTTGTCCTTGTACTCGGTCTCCAGCGCGGTGAACTGCTCCGGCGTCATGTCTTTCGTGCGCTTGGGCCGTGGTGGCTCCGGATTGGCGGCCTTGTTGGCAGTGCGAAGTTCGTTTTGTTTTTCGCCGTAAATCCTGGCCGTGTCACCGAGCACACCGCCGTAGTTCTGGCCCTGCACGCCATAGGTGAAGCCGGCCATCTGGTAGAACTGCATCTGCGTCCATTTGTCGAAGGGATGGTTGTGGCACTGCGCGCACTCGATGCGCGTGCCGAGGAAGATGCGCACCGTGTTGGCCATGTTGTCGAGCGGCATGCCCTGGTCGCGGTAGTAGTAGCCAATGGCACCGTTCTCCCACGGCCGGCCCTGCGCGGAGATCATCTCGGCGACCATCTTGTCATAGGGTTTGTTGGCGCGGAGGCTGTCTTTGATGAAGTTCGCATAGCCGACGCCCGTCGCGCCGTTTTGGTTCATGCGTAGCACATCGGCCCAGTAGTTGAAGGTGTGCTGCACATGCGCCTCGGTGTTCAACAGCCGCTGAATGAGCCGTGCGCGGCGATCTGGTGCCTTGTCAGCCAAAAATGCCTCCGTTTCCCGCGTGGTGGGGATGCGGCCGATGATGTCGAGATGGATGCGCCTCACGAACGTGGCGTCGTCGCTCATGGGGTTGCCCTTGAGCTGATGTTTCGCCCAGTCTTTGGCTAAAATCTCATCGATGGCCGTGGCAGCAGCCTTGGTGTCAGGGCTTTTGGCCTGAAGCGCCGTGAGGCTCAGCGACGCTGCGACGAGAAGGCGTGGAAGGGTGAGCGCGTTCATAGTGGCAGTCAGTACGGGCTGCTGCGCGGCCACTTTGCACCGGGATGATGGATTGATGGCGCGGTGAACGTGTTACCCGCATGAAACGCCTGCTTCTCTTTGTGGTGATCGCTGCGCAGCATCTGCGCGCAGCACCACACGCGGCGTTCTTTGACGCGCACTGCACGAAATGCCACAGCGGCGAGAAGCCGAAGGGCAAATGGCGGGTGGATGAGCTGTCGGCTGACTTTGCAGATCCAAAAGGACGTGCGCGCTGGGAGAAGGTGCTGGAGCAGATTGAGAGCGGCGACATGCCGCCGAAGTCGAAGCCGCGTCCGCCCGAGAATGAGGCGAACGCTTTGACCGACTGGATCAGTGCTCAAGTCAGCGCGGTGACGGCCAAGGAAGGCCGCGTGGTGCTGCGGCGGCTGAATCGCACAGAGTATGAGAACACGGTGAATGATCTCCTCGGCACGTCGGCGAAGCTGCAGACGATGCTGCCGCTGGATACTTCGGCGAATGGTTTTGATAATGTCGGCGATGCGCTGCACACCTCTTCATTCCTGATGGATCAGTATCTCATCGCGGCGGAGGCAGCGCTGGATCAGGCGATCACGAATCGTCCGAAGCCGCCGAAGCTGGAGCAGAAGCGCGTTGGATTGGAGGCGGCGTATCAGGTGAAGGCCAACTCCGAGAAGGTCTTTCGCAAACAGGAACAGCGCGTGGTGATGTTCTCGTCGTCGCAGTGGGTGGCTGCGACACTGTTTTATATCGCCGAGCGCGGCACGTATCGTTTCCGCATGTCGGTGTCCGGCGTGCAGAGCGAGGGCAAGCCGGTGACCTTCAGCGTGAAAAGCGGCGGTGGTGGCATGGCGGGGCCAAAGGCGCGTCTGGTCGGCTATTATGACGCTCCGGCGGACAAGCCGCGAATCATTGAGTTCACTGATCAGATGGAACCGAAGACCTCGATCACGATTTTGCCGTATGATCTGCCCAATGCGCAAACGGTGGGCAAAGTTGGTGCCGAGGCATGGGACGGGCCTGGAGTGGCCATCGACTGGGTGGAAATGGAAGGACCACTCAATGAAACCTGGCCGCCGGAAAGTCACCGCAGGCTGTTTGGTGACATGCAGCAGGGCAAATCGCCGATCTACAATCAAAGCGACCGCGTGGAGGTCATCTCGGACGCGCCGATGGCCGATGCGGATCGTATCCTGCGGAAGTTCGCCCGCCGCGCGTTCCGGCGTGCGGTCACGGATGCGGACATGAAGCCGTATCTCAATCTCGTGGCCGCGAAACTGGCCGAGCCGCAGTCGTTTGAGAAAGCCATCCGCGTCGGGCTCAGCGCCATCATGATCGCGCCGGAGTTTTTGTTTCTGCGTGAAGCACCGGGCAAGCTGGATGCTCCCGCACTCGCCAGCAGGCTCTCCTATTTCATCTGGAGCAGCACGCCGGATGAAGAACTGCTCACGCTGGCGGAGCAAGGCAAGCTCAGCGATCCCGCGACGCTGCACGCGCAAGTCGAGCGCCTGTTGAAAAGCTCGAAAGCCGCCGCCTTCACCACGAACTTCACCGGCCAGTGGCTCAATCTGCGCGAACTCGACTTCACCATGCCGAACCACATCGTGTATCCGCATTTCGACGAGATGCTGCGTGCGTCGATGCAACGTGAGACGGAGCTGTTCTTCGACGAAGTGATCAAAGACGACCTCAGCATCGCCAATTTCATCGCATCCGACTTCACCATGCTCAATGGCCGCCTCGCGAAGCACTACGGCATCGACGGCGTGAGCGGCTGGGAGTTTCAGAAGGTGAAACTCGCACCGGAAAGTCATCGCGGCGGCCTGCTGACGATGGCGAGCGTGCTGAAGGTCACCGCGAACGGCACCAGCACTTCGCCGGTGATTCGCGGCGCATGGGTGCTGGACCGCATCCTGGGCACACCGCCCAAACCGCCGCCAGAAAACGTCTCCGCGCTCGAACCCGACACGCGCGGCACCACCACGATCCGCGAGCAGCTCGCGAAGCATCGTCAGGTCGAATCCTGCGCGAGCTGCCATGTCGAAATCGATCCACCGGGCTTCGCGCTGGAGAGTTTCGATGTCATCGGCGGCTACCGCGAAAAATACGTGCTTGATGGCCGTCCCGCGAACTTCCGCACCGGCAAACCGGTCGATCCCGCCGACGTGCTGCCCGATGGCCGCGCCTTCAAGAACATCGACGAGTTCAAACAACTGCTGCTCGCCGACACAGATCGAATCGCCCGCGCCCTGACCACCAAACTCATCACCTACGCAACCGGCGGTCCGCCCCAGCGCATCGACCATGCGAAGATCGACGCCATCGTCGCGAAGGCCAAAACGAAGAATCTCGGCTTCCGCACGCTGATCCACGAGATCGTGGCGAGTGAGTTGTTTCAGAGGAAGTGACCCGTTTGCTTGCTCGGCTCAACGTCTAAGCTGTGCCGACCGCCGGGGCGGGGGTGAGCAAAGAGACGGGATGGCGGGTTGGAGTTACGGAAAGCAGGGCCGACACAACAGCCCCGTTAGTTCTTTAGTCGCCCAGCATATTCTTCAATCCGCCGACTGCGAGAATTGATGAACGATTCCACCCTGCTTTTATAGATGAGGTAATCTCCTTGATCTTTAAACTTCGGTGTGGACTGAAAGTCTTCGAACGGTAAGTAGAACTTCACGTCGCCTTGCTCATCCACCAAGTCGTTCAGGAGGAAGAATTGAACGTAGCCCTCGAATGTCTCAAACAATCGAAAAAACGAAGCATATCTTCTCAGGGCCTCCTCCAATGGACTTGGCTCGTTGATGTAGA of Prosthecobacter sp. contains these proteins:
- a CDS encoding DUF1592 domain-containing protein; this translates as MKRLLLFVVIAAQHLRAAPHAAFFDAHCTKCHSGEKPKGKWRVDELSADFADPKGRARWEKVLEQIESGDMPPKSKPRPPENEANALTDWISAQVSAVTAKEGRVVLRRLNRTEYENTVNDLLGTSAKLQTMLPLDTSANGFDNVGDALHTSSFLMDQYLIAAEAALDQAITNRPKPPKLEQKRVGLEAAYQVKANSEKVFRKQEQRVVMFSSSQWVAATLFYIAERGTYRFRMSVSGVQSEGKPVTFSVKSGGGGMAGPKARLVGYYDAPADKPRIIEFTDQMEPKTSITILPYDLPNAQTVGKVGAEAWDGPGVAIDWVEMEGPLNETWPPESHRRLFGDMQQGKSPIYNQSDRVEVISDAPMADADRILRKFARRAFRRAVTDADMKPYLNLVAAKLAEPQSFEKAIRVGLSAIMIAPEFLFLREAPGKLDAPALASRLSYFIWSSTPDEELLTLAEQGKLSDPATLHAQVERLLKSSKAAAFTTNFTGQWLNLRELDFTMPNHIVYPHFDEMLRASMQRETELFFDEVIKDDLSIANFIASDFTMLNGRLAKHYGIDGVSGWEFQKVKLAPESHRGGLLTMASVLKVTANGTSTSPVIRGAWVLDRILGTPPKPPPENVSALEPDTRGTTTIREQLAKHRQVESCASCHVEIDPPGFALESFDVIGGYREKYVLDGRPANFRTGKPVDPADVLPDGRAFKNIDEFKQLLLADTDRIARALTTKLITYATGGPPQRIDHAKIDAIVAKAKTKNLGFRTLIHEIVASELFQRK